In Pyrus communis chromosome 8, drPyrComm1.1, whole genome shotgun sequence, one genomic interval encodes:
- the LOC137741505 gene encoding transcription factor MYB97-like, whose amino-acid sequence MTPNSNDSININGGSVLQSQGLPESRGGDGGGGLVVEGSKGLKKGPWTAAEDQVLVEYVRKHGEGNWNSVQRNSGLNRCGKSCRLRWANHLRPNLKKGCFSPDEERLILELHAKYGNKWARMASQLPGRTDNEIKNYWNTRVKRRQRQGLPLYPHDIKQSQYSYSHSHSHSPPTSLTLPNGVLNPPTTPTQNSLHPNTDNSPSPTFCFQIQSPTQTHHHPHIPPLSPTPPSLSPLSSPHQPKPTSATSLPLFDPTATASTPSFTFHRPAPILGAPLSHKRYRDSVGYSPPISPAPQRNTSILRTSSMPDIASFQLTAAGTSTMPDMSSFQFPRTFNNPFPPMSRTQFEYSDGLLSPSSSVYSVKSELPSNQVSQTHSEVTIEAKVSSTVAAVSAADENNGLLEDLLQEAEALACGGSGGGGNNNSRVRGNGMLGSFDEKQVSDGYGRWLQSTTSMGSSLFEAKPIHDDHLNSMPEDLSKLFSFIPSTEPVSDWYSDSGELSNGHSSSVTDTGLDFDMQHMASLFPFTATGEHGRASSSWDNLPGIC is encoded by the exons ATGACACCCAACAGCAACGACAGCATCAATATCAATGGCGGTTCAGTGCTACAGAGCCAGGGACTGCCGGAGTCCAGAGGAGGCGACGGAGGTGGTGGGCTCGTGGTGGAGGGAAGCAAAGGTCTGAAGAAAGGGCCGTGGACGGCTGCTGAAGACCAGGTTTTGGTGGAGTACGTAAGGAAGCACGGCGAGGGAAATTGGAACTCGGTGCAGAGGAACTCCGGCCTCAACCGGTGCGGCAAGAGCTGCCGCCTCCGGTGGGCCAACCATCTTCGCCCCAATTTGAAGAAAGGCTGCTTCTCCCCCGACGAGGAAAGGCTTATTCTTGAGCTGCACGCCAAATACGGCAACAAATGGGCTCGCATGGCTTCTCAG ttacCTGGACGAACGGACAACGAGATAAAGAACTACTGGAACACAAGGGTGAAGAGGAGGCAACGCCAAGGATTACCATTATACCCCCATGACATCAAGCAATCCCAGTATTCCTATTcccattcccattcccattcCCCACCCACTTCTCTAACCTTACCCAACGGAGTACTAAACCCACCCACCACCCCCACCCAAAACTCCCTCCACCCCAACACCGATAATTCCCCATCCCCAACATTTTGCTTCCAAATCCAAAGCCCTACCCAAacccaccaccacccccacATCCCTCCGCTCTCCCCAACTCCTccgtctctctctcctctctcctccccTCACCAACCCAAACCCACTTCTGCCACTTCCCTCCCCCTCTTTGACCCTACCGCAACCGCCTCCACCCCCTCCTTTACCTTCCACCGTCCCGCCCCCATCCTCGGCGCCCCGCTCAGCCACAAACGCTACCGTGACTCTGTTGGATATTCCCCGCCGATATCCCCAGCCCCGCAACGGAATACTTCGATTCTGCGAACTAGTTCGATGCCTGACATCGCCTCCTTTCAGTTGACAGCTGCTGGCACTAGCACGATGCCTGACATGTCTTCCTTTCAGTTCCCGAGAACTTTCAACAACCCTTTCCCGCCAATGTCGCGGACACAGTTCGAGTACTCCGACGGCTTGTTGTCGCCTTCCAGCTCAGTTTATTCAGTCAAGTCGGAGCTCCCTTCAAACCAAGTTTCCCAAACGCACTCCGAGGTTACCATTGAAGCCAAGGTAAGCTCGACAGTGGCGGCGGTTTCAGCGGCCGATGAGAATAATGGGCTACTGGAAGACTTGTTACAAGAGGCTGAGGCATTAGCTTGCGGTGGCAGCGGCGGTGGTGGAAACAATAATTCACGGGTGAGAGGAAATGGGATGTTGGGTTCGTTTGATGAGAAGCAAGTGTCGGATGGTTATGGCAGGTGGCTGCAATCCACAACCTCGATGGGTAGCTCATTATTCG AAGCAAAACCAATCCATGATGATCACCTGAATTCAATGCCTGAAGACTTGTCAAAGCTGTTCAGCTTCATCCCTTCAACCGAGCCGGTCTCTGATTGGTATAGCGACAGCGGAGAACTCTCCAATGGTCACTCTTCCAGCGTGACAGATACCGGTTTGGATTTTGACATGCAGCATATGGCTTCGTTGTTCCCTTTTACTGCCACAGGAGAGCATGGGAGAGCCTCTAGCTCTTGGGATAACTTGCCTGGGATTTGCTGA